The Muricauda sp. SCSIO 65647 genome includes a region encoding these proteins:
- the pfkA gene encoding 6-phosphofructokinase produces the protein MASEIKKIAVFTSGGDSPGMNAAIRSVVRTCAYMKLECIAIYRGYQGMIDGDFKEMDARSVNNIINKGGTVLKSARCEEFRTKEGRQKAYEQLKKNNIDAFVVIGGNGSFSGAQLFNKEFGFPVIGIPGTIDNDILGTSYTIGFDTAINTVVEAIDKIRDTASSHNRLFFIEVMGRDVGHIALNSGVGAGAEEILIPEQNLGLERLVDSLKRSKKSGKSSSIVIVAEGDKIGKNVFELKEYVEEHLPIYDVRVSVLGHMQRGGGPTCFDRVLASRMGVRAVEALLEGKTNYMVGIRDTKLVLVPIEEAISAHTAIDEELIRVSDIMTT, from the coding sequence ATGGCTTCAGAAATCAAGAAAATAGCGGTATTCACCTCAGGAGGCGATTCTCCGGGAATGAACGCGGCAATTCGTTCAGTGGTACGTACATGTGCCTATATGAAACTCGAGTGCATAGCGATTTACAGGGGGTACCAGGGCATGATAGATGGTGATTTCAAGGAAATGGACGCCCGTAGTGTCAACAACATCATCAATAAAGGGGGCACAGTATTGAAATCTGCCCGGTGTGAAGAGTTCAGGACAAAAGAAGGAAGACAGAAAGCCTATGAGCAACTCAAAAAGAACAATATCGATGCTTTTGTGGTGATCGGGGGCAATGGTAGTTTCTCAGGGGCCCAATTGTTCAATAAAGAGTTTGGTTTTCCGGTAATTGGCATTCCTGGTACCATTGACAATGATATACTGGGTACCTCATATACCATTGGTTTTGATACGGCCATCAATACGGTGGTAGAGGCCATCGACAAGATTCGCGATACCGCTAGCTCGCACAACCGATTGTTCTTCATCGAGGTGATGGGTCGCGATGTGGGCCATATCGCCCTGAATTCAGGTGTCGGGGCGGGCGCTGAAGAGATATTGATTCCTGAGCAGAACTTGGGGCTCGAGCGATTGGTCGATTCTTTGAAGAGAAGTAAAAAATCTGGGAAATCATCGAGTATTGTAATAGTTGCCGAAGGTGATAAGATCGGTAAGAATGTCTTTGAATTGAAAGAGTATGTCGAAGAACATTTGCCCATTTATGATGTGCGGGTCTCTGTTTTGGGCCATATGCAACGTGGTGGCGGCCCTACTTGTTTTGATAGGGTATTGGCGAGTAGAATGGGGGTAAGGGCCGTAGAGGCACTTTTAGAGGGTAAAACGAACTATATGGTAGGTATTCGTGATACGAAACTGGTACTTGTTCCGATTGAAGAGGCCATAAGTGCACACACCGCCATCGATGAAGAACTCATTAGAGTTTCCGATATTATGACAACATAG
- the gap gene encoding type I glyceraldehyde-3-phosphate dehydrogenase produces MSTLKIGINGFGRIGRLVFRSTVKRDNVDVVAINDLLDVEHLAYLLKYDSVHGRFDGTVEVRDGNLVVNGKTVRITAERDPKNLKWDEVGADIVAECTGIFTTLETAQYHIDGGAKKVVISAPSKDAPMFVMGVNHDQIKADDNIVSNASCTTNCLAPLAKVLDDEFGIEEGLMTTVHATTATQLTVDGPSRKDYRGGRSAMINIIPASTGAAKAVTKVIPALEGKLTGMAFRVPTADVSVVDLTVRLEKETSYDEIKKAFKKASEGSLKGILGYTEEAVVSQDFVGDARTSIFDAGAGIELNSKFFKVVSWYDNEAGYSHKLVDLAEHVANL; encoded by the coding sequence ATGTCAACATTGAAAATAGGAATTAACGGATTTGGTAGAATAGGTAGATTGGTATTCAGGTCAACGGTAAAACGCGATAACGTTGATGTTGTTGCCATAAACGATTTGTTGGATGTCGAGCACTTGGCCTATTTATTGAAGTACGATTCGGTACACGGAAGATTTGATGGTACCGTAGAGGTCAGGGACGGTAATTTGGTGGTAAACGGAAAGACTGTCCGTATCACGGCAGAAAGGGATCCCAAAAACTTGAAGTGGGATGAAGTAGGTGCCGATATCGTGGCCGAGTGTACCGGAATTTTCACCACTTTGGAAACTGCGCAGTATCATATCGATGGCGGCGCCAAGAAAGTCGTCATTTCCGCACCTTCAAAAGACGCCCCCATGTTTGTTATGGGTGTCAACCATGATCAGATAAAGGCTGACGACAACATAGTTTCGAACGCCTCTTGTACCACCAACTGTTTGGCACCGCTTGCCAAAGTGCTGGATGATGAATTTGGTATTGAAGAAGGGCTGATGACAACCGTACATGCCACAACGGCTACTCAATTAACCGTTGATGGCCCCTCGAGAAAAGATTATAGGGGAGGTAGAAGTGCCATGATCAATATCATTCCTGCGTCTACAGGTGCTGCCAAGGCGGTTACAAAAGTTATTCCGGCATTGGAAGGAAAACTTACCGGTATGGCATTCAGGGTACCAACAGCAGATGTTTCTGTGGTTGATTTGACCGTGCGACTTGAAAAAGAAACATCTTACGACGAAATTAAAAAAGCGTTCAAAAAAGCCTCAGAAGGAAGTTTGAAAGGTATTTTGGGTTACACTGAAGAAGCCGTGGTCTCACAAGACTTTGTCGGTGATGCACGCACCAGTATTTTTGATGCTGGGGCAGGTATCGAATTGAACTCAAAGTTCTTCAAGGTCGTGTCATGGTACGATAACGAGGCGGGTTATTCGCACAAATTGGTTGATTTGGCCGAGCATGTGGCCAACCTCTAG
- a CDS encoding N-acetylglucosamine kinase: protein MILIVDSGATKSDWIALDEKGEKLFNTQTLGLSPEVLTKEVIEDRLANNFELSKNREEVAQLFFYGAGCGTDRMKRFLKGIFNDFFPKAKIEVNEDTFAAIYSTTTIGSPGIVCILGTGSNCSYYDGHQLFQKVTSLGYILMDDGSGNFFGRKLLRDYYYHKMPQDLGIKFAKEFDLDADVIKENLYKQPNPNTYLAKFARFIVENKEHPYCKGVIHKGFQQFVNNHIMQFELATKVPIHFVGSIAYYLQEELKTVIKNNDLIQGAIRQRPIDGLVEFHKSTI from the coding sequence ATGATATTGATTGTCGACAGTGGGGCGACCAAATCAGATTGGATCGCCCTTGATGAAAAAGGCGAAAAGCTTTTCAATACCCAAACGCTGGGCTTGAGCCCTGAAGTATTGACCAAAGAGGTCATCGAAGATCGGCTGGCCAATAATTTTGAGCTCTCTAAGAACAGGGAAGAGGTCGCCCAATTGTTTTTCTATGGTGCCGGCTGCGGTACCGATCGTATGAAACGTTTTTTAAAAGGCATTTTCAACGATTTTTTTCCCAAGGCAAAGATCGAGGTGAACGAAGATACCTTTGCGGCCATTTATTCGACCACGACAATAGGTAGCCCTGGTATCGTCTGTATTTTGGGCACTGGATCGAATTGCAGCTATTATGATGGCCACCAACTGTTTCAAAAAGTGACCTCATTGGGTTATATTTTGATGGACGATGGTAGTGGTAATTTCTTTGGAAGAAAACTTTTGAGGGATTACTATTACCACAAAATGCCCCAAGACCTCGGAATCAAGTTTGCCAAAGAGTTCGACCTCGATGCCGATGTTATCAAAGAGAACCTATACAAGCAACCAAATCCGAACACGTATCTTGCGAAGTTTGCACGTTTCATTGTTGAGAACAAAGAGCATCCCTATTGCAAAGGGGTAATTCACAAGGGGTTTCAGCAATTTGTGAACAACCATATCATGCAATTTGAACTGGCGACGAAAGTGCCCATTCATTTTGTGGGAAGTATCGCTTATTATCTGCAAGAAGAGTTGAAAACTGTCATTAAGAACAATGATTTGATACAAGGGGCGATTCGCCAAAGACCGATCGATGGTCTGGTCGAGTTTCACAAAAGCACTATTTAA
- a CDS encoding RidA family protein: protein MKKIINTSNAPAPIGPYNQAVLSNGTLYISGQIPVDPKTGELVTGNIKMEAQQCMENIKAILTEAGMTFENAVKTSIFLKDMHQFAAINEVYGSYFNVDSAPARETVEVANLPKFVNVEISMIAIK from the coding sequence GTGAAAAAAATAATCAATACTTCAAACGCCCCTGCACCCATAGGGCCCTATAACCAAGCGGTTTTATCAAACGGAACATTGTACATCTCGGGTCAGATACCCGTTGACCCAAAAACCGGTGAATTGGTAACGGGCAACATCAAAATGGAAGCCCAACAGTGCATGGAAAACATAAAGGCCATTCTGACGGAAGCCGGAATGACCTTTGAGAATGCGGTAAAGACCTCAATATTTTTGAAAGACATGCACCAATTTGCAGCGATCAACGAGGTGTATGGTTCTTATTTCAATGTTGACTCTGCCCCTGCGAGAGAGACAGTAGAGGTGGCCAATCTGCCCAAATTCGTCAATGTCGAAATTTCAATGATAGCGATTAAATAG